The following proteins are encoded in a genomic region of Cricetulus griseus strain 17A/GY chromosome 7, alternate assembly CriGri-PICRH-1.0, whole genome shotgun sequence:
- the Kctd11 gene encoding BTB/POZ domain-containing protein KCTD11 has product MLGAMFRADTLIPASLNPQGDGHYFIDRDGKAFRHILNFLRLGRLDLPRGYGETALLKAEADFYQIRPLLDALRELEASRGTPTPRAALLHADVDVNPRLVHFSARRGPHHYELSSVQVDTFRANLFCTDPECLGAMRSRFGVASGDRAEGGPHFRLEWASRPRELPEVEYERLGLQPLWTGGPEDRREVANAPTFLEEVLRVALEHGFRLDSVFPDPEDLLNSRSLRFVRH; this is encoded by the coding sequence ATGCTGGGGGCCATGTTTAGGGCTGACACCCTTATCCCAGCCAGTCTCAACCCGCAAGGAGATGGCCACTACTTCATCGACAGAGATGGCAAGGCTTTCCGGCATATCCTCAATTTCCTGAGGCTCGGCCGTCTGGACCTGCCCCGTGGGTATGGAGAAACTGCACTTCTTAAGGCAGAGGCTGACTTCTACCAGATCCGGCCCCTCCTGGATGCCCTTCGGGAACTGGAAGCTTCTCGGGGTACCCCTACACCCAGAGCTGCCCTGCTCCATGCAGATGTAGATGTCAACCCCCGCCTGGTGCACTTCTCTGCTCGAAGGGGCCCACACCACTATGAGCTGAGCTCTGTCCAGGTGGACACCTTCCGAGCCAACCTCTTCTGTACCGACCCTGAGTGTCTGGGTGCCATGCGCAGCCGATTTGGTGTGGCCAGTGGGGACAGGGCAGAGGGAGGTCCACATTTTCGTCTAGAGTGGGCCTCCCGCCCCCGGGAACTCCCAGAAGTGGAGTATGAAAGACTGGGGCTGCAACCGCTGTGGACTGGGGGGCCGGAAGATCGGAGAGAGGTGGCAAACGCGCCTACCTTCCTGGAGGAGGTCCTGCGGGTGGCTCTGGAACATGGCTTCCGCCTGGACTCTGTCTTCCCAGACCCTGAAGACCTGCTGAACTCTAGATCTTTGCGCTTTGTCCGCCACTGA